In Haloarcula sp. H-GB4, a single genomic region encodes these proteins:
- a CDS encoding DUF5805 domain-containing protein — translation MSSDSERTTVRTYIPAYQKEQWQAHAEELDMSQSEFVRTMVQAGRSGFESAASETTESDAAESDSEEPRSPDATPGGEGLKDRVQEILADGDYYEWDDLLAGLTDDIEERLEDALQELQSDNKVQYSGRHGGYVRDE, via the coding sequence GTGTCCAGTGACAGTGAGCGAACGACGGTTCGGACGTACATTCCGGCCTACCAGAAAGAGCAATGGCAGGCCCACGCTGAGGAACTGGATATGAGTCAAAGCGAGTTCGTCCGGACGATGGTACAGGCAGGCCGAAGCGGATTCGAGTCAGCAGCGTCCGAGACGACTGAATCAGACGCCGCTGAGAGCGATAGCGAGGAACCCCGTTCTCCGGATGCTACCCCTGGGGGTGAGGGGCTGAAAGACCGGGTCCAGGAGATCCTTGCTGACGGGGACTACTACGAGTGGGACGACCTGCTCGCAGGGCTGACCGATGATATCGAGGAGCGACTCGAGGACGCACTGCAGGAACTGCAGTCAGACAACAAAGTGCAGTACAGCGGGCGACACGGGGGGTATGTTCGAGACGAATGA
- a CDS encoding HAMP domain-containing protein encodes MSSGDTQIPDSSENDSNASGGILATVVPDFIRRNFALKFGIVLFVMALSVGLIGLAATEQVKNYTEQQVLSDYENAAAQEADILSQWVDRNRLSTQFVSSDDVWASNDTDDIDIELNNRKAALSADAADIHLVERNAAQSQVVASTSNSQVLTNSPLESTSRAWLAGANFETASDVVVSDVYQTNSGPVVGFVSPVAASQNRYILIEYSLDEIANSLQGNNRAEGGFTQVVNGSAVVMIDEPRDGSRGLGENMLQSYSENNRATEPIGEANNLRSSEQQSGVTADMPAADVLSERYTVGYAPIQGTDWVVLVHAPNSAVFGFVQNVQQYGLIGTALMVLLIAGVGAILGYNTATSIDRLTRKTDQMRQGNLEVEIATSRIDNIGRLYSGFADMRDALNEQINEAERAQKEAEVSRAEALEVNKYLQKKAEEFSDVMEETAAGNLTERMATDGENESMDRIASEFNGMVDELEKTIGQLNSFADEVAESGDVVLSSAESVRDASEQVAESTQKISDDAYDQKDRLATISEDLDTLVDTLEELEADNPDINLGDSLERFRTVATTLQSAAETSDQMMAETQTVAGAAEEQAAELNEVSSRAEQLKRYAKPLGDILNRFETEAEHEFVFSGGPSQSLGEEEEE; translated from the coding sequence ATGAGTTCAGGAGATACACAGATACCAGACAGTTCAGAGAACGATTCGAACGCCTCCGGTGGGATTCTGGCGACAGTCGTCCCGGATTTCATCCGGCGAAACTTCGCACTCAAATTCGGTATCGTCCTCTTTGTCATGGCGCTGTCGGTTGGGCTCATCGGCCTTGCCGCGACAGAGCAAGTCAAGAACTACACGGAACAACAGGTTCTGAGTGACTACGAAAACGCCGCTGCACAGGAAGCAGACATCCTGTCACAGTGGGTCGACCGAAACCGGCTATCGACCCAGTTCGTCTCTTCGGACGACGTCTGGGCCAGTAATGATACCGACGATATCGATATCGAACTCAACAATCGGAAAGCCGCCTTGTCCGCAGACGCTGCCGACATCCATCTGGTCGAACGGAATGCCGCCCAATCGCAAGTTGTCGCCAGCACATCTAACTCACAGGTGCTGACTAACTCACCGCTCGAATCGACGAGCAGGGCCTGGCTTGCCGGTGCGAACTTCGAAACGGCGAGCGATGTGGTCGTCTCCGACGTGTACCAGACGAACTCCGGGCCGGTTGTCGGCTTCGTCAGTCCTGTCGCTGCCTCGCAGAACCGGTATATCCTCATCGAATACTCGCTTGACGAGATCGCGAACTCGCTTCAAGGGAACAACAGGGCTGAAGGCGGGTTTACCCAAGTCGTCAACGGATCGGCGGTCGTCATGATTGACGAACCCAGAGACGGGAGCCGCGGCCTCGGTGAGAACATGCTGCAGTCGTACAGCGAGAACAACCGCGCCACCGAACCAATCGGTGAGGCGAACAATCTCCGGTCTTCGGAACAGCAATCCGGCGTCACCGCTGATATGCCGGCGGCCGACGTGCTCAGCGAACGCTACACGGTCGGTTATGCACCGATACAGGGGACAGACTGGGTTGTTCTCGTGCACGCGCCCAACTCCGCGGTTTTCGGCTTCGTCCAGAACGTCCAGCAGTACGGGCTCATTGGGACGGCGCTGATGGTGTTGCTCATCGCGGGCGTCGGTGCAATACTCGGATACAACACGGCCACATCGATCGACCGCCTGACCCGAAAGACGGACCAGATGCGACAGGGCAATCTTGAGGTCGAGATCGCCACCAGTCGTATCGACAACATCGGCCGCCTGTACAGCGGGTTCGCTGACATGCGTGACGCGCTCAACGAACAGATCAATGAGGCCGAGCGCGCACAGAAGGAAGCGGAAGTTTCCCGCGCAGAAGCCCTCGAAGTCAACAAGTACCTCCAGAAGAAGGCCGAGGAGTTCTCCGACGTGATGGAGGAGACGGCCGCTGGAAACCTCACTGAACGGATGGCAACAGACGGCGAGAATGAGTCGATGGACCGTATCGCCAGCGAATTCAACGGCATGGTCGACGAACTCGAAAAGACTATCGGCCAACTCAACAGCTTCGCCGACGAAGTCGCGGAATCCGGAGACGTCGTTCTGTCGAGTGCGGAGTCCGTCCGTGACGCGTCCGAACAGGTCGCCGAATCGACACAGAAGATCTCCGACGACGCCTACGACCAGAAGGACCGTCTCGCGACCATCTCAGAGGACCTCGACACTCTCGTCGACACACTCGAAGAACTGGAAGCGGACAATCCGGACATCAATCTGGGCGACTCGCTTGAACGGTTCCGGACGGTTGCGACGACGCTACAGTCGGCCGCTGAAACGAGTGACCAGATGATGGCCGAAACCCAGACCGTTGCCGGCGCAGCCGAAGAACAGGCTGCAGAGCTCAACGAAGTGTCCTCTCGAGCCGAGCAACTCAAACGCTACGCAAAACCACTCGGTGATATCCTGAACCGCTTCGAAACCGAAGCTGAGCACGAGTTCGTCTTCTCAGGTGGTCCGTCACAGAGTCTGGGCGAAGAGGAAGAAGAGTAA
- a CDS encoding ABC transporter substrate-binding protein: MTFGFNVASSGAYSTAGKQELRGFKLAVKHINNGGGWVTSEKYNSPLDGDGLLNKDVEFVVEDTGGNSDTARSNAQRLVDSEDAIMLAGGTSSSSGLANQEVAAQNQVVYMATMANANSLTGADCNRYSFREMFNNRMAAEALAPALSKEFGEDVNYVKIFQDNDWGRTLRDDMDGALGKIGWAPVWDTTAQVGTSDYSQYAADIKSVDFDVIVLGLGGLDAVNALRAFREEFPESNIVLPLASRDIAQTAGDAIEGVIGTVAWSPAINSPLSNTFREAFREEYGSSTGSSKSALPAGAAHIAYTQTLQYASAVERAGTFNPIDVIGALEGHEYDAGLGPQTLRACDHQATRQVPVVRGKSEIQQSYGTYYGLVGEPADVQYACDSGPAANCSLGGN; this comes from the coding sequence GTGACGTTCGGCTTCAACGTCGCTTCCTCGGGGGCGTACTCAACGGCCGGCAAGCAGGAGCTACGCGGTTTCAAACTCGCGGTCAAGCACATCAACAACGGTGGTGGATGGGTAACAAGCGAGAAGTATAACTCGCCCTTGGACGGTGACGGGCTTCTGAATAAGGATGTCGAGTTCGTTGTCGAAGACACGGGTGGAAATTCGGATACCGCCCGGAGTAACGCACAGCGGCTTGTCGATAGTGAGGATGCCATTATGCTTGCTGGTGGCACGTCCAGTAGTTCCGGCCTGGCCAACCAGGAGGTTGCCGCGCAGAATCAGGTCGTGTATATGGCGACGATGGCTAACGCGAACTCGCTGACGGGTGCCGACTGCAACCGGTACTCCTTCCGCGAGATGTTCAACAACCGCATGGCGGCCGAGGCGCTGGCCCCGGCCCTCAGTAAAGAGTTCGGAGAAGATGTCAATTACGTCAAGATCTTCCAGGACAATGACTGGGGGCGGACGCTCCGGGATGATATGGACGGAGCCCTCGGGAAAATCGGCTGGGCTCCTGTTTGGGACACGACAGCACAAGTCGGGACAAGCGACTACTCCCAGTACGCAGCGGATATCAAGTCAGTCGATTTCGACGTAATCGTGCTTGGACTCGGCGGTCTTGACGCGGTAAACGCACTCAGAGCATTCCGAGAGGAGTTCCCGGAGTCAAATATTGTCCTTCCGTTAGCTTCGAGAGATATCGCCCAGACTGCAGGCGATGCGATCGAGGGTGTCATCGGAACTGTTGCTTGGAGTCCGGCAATCAACTCGCCGCTATCTAATACCTTCCGGGAGGCGTTCCGCGAGGAGTACGGCAGTTCGACGGGGTCCTCGAAATCGGCGCTCCCAGCAGGGGCAGCGCATATCGCATATACGCAAACGCTGCAATACGCCAGCGCAGTCGAGCGAGCGGGAACGTTCAATCCGATCGATGTCATCGGGGCGCTCGAAGGACACGAGTACGACGCCGGTCTTGGACCGCAGACGCTCCGGGCCTGTGATCACCAAGCAACGCGTCAAGTGCCGGTTGTGAGAGGAAAATCAGAGATACAGCAATCCTATGGCACCTACTACGGCCTAGTTGGGGAGCCAGCGGATGTACAGTACGCGTGCGATAGCGGGCCAGCGGCTAACTGCTCGCTTGGAGGGAACTAA
- the kdgK1 gene encoding bifunctional 2-dehydro-3-deoxygluconokinase/2-dehydro-3-deoxygalactonokinase, translating to MTELVTFGETMLRLSPPGDERLETADQYTVRAAGAESNVAVAAQRLGLDATWTSKLPESPIGRRVTGELRHHGVSVDVAWDDSDSARQGTYYLEQGSPPRGNDVIYDRQSASVTTATPAELPTETIADATGFHTSGITPALSETLESTTADLLSLAQDAGTTTSFDLNYRSKLWTPAEARSVLTELFPSVDVLVVAERDANVVLDRTGDAETIARDLAAEYGFEATVITRGSDGALALADGTVMEQPTFESTDAHPVGTGDSFVGGFLSQYLSGGTVADGLAWGAATAALKRTIPGDIAVVSPDEIRSILSGDMEAISR from the coding sequence ATGACGGAGTTAGTTACGTTCGGTGAGACAATGTTACGGTTATCGCCACCTGGTGACGAGCGACTGGAGACCGCAGACCAGTATACCGTCAGGGCGGCTGGCGCGGAGTCAAATGTAGCTGTCGCCGCCCAGCGGCTTGGGCTCGACGCGACGTGGACCTCAAAACTCCCGGAGTCGCCGATCGGTCGTCGAGTCACGGGTGAACTCAGGCACCACGGCGTGTCGGTCGATGTTGCCTGGGACGACTCGGACAGCGCCAGGCAGGGAACCTACTATCTGGAACAGGGCAGTCCACCACGGGGTAACGATGTTATCTACGATCGCCAAAGCGCCAGTGTCACAACTGCCACCCCGGCTGAGCTTCCCACAGAGACCATCGCAGACGCCACAGGGTTCCATACCTCGGGGATCACACCGGCGCTCTCGGAGACGCTTGAATCGACCACTGCTGACCTCCTCTCGCTCGCACAGGACGCCGGCACGACTACGAGCTTTGACCTGAACTACCGATCGAAGCTCTGGACGCCGGCGGAAGCCCGCTCAGTTCTGACTGAGCTGTTCCCGTCTGTCGACGTGCTCGTCGTTGCCGAACGCGATGCGAACGTCGTGTTAGACCGGACCGGCGACGCGGAAACGATTGCCCGGGACCTCGCCGCCGAGTACGGGTTCGAAGCGACAGTGATCACCCGCGGCAGCGATGGGGCGCTCGCGCTTGCTGATGGGACTGTAATGGAGCAACCGACGTTTGAGTCGACCGATGCGCACCCGGTCGGGACTGGCGACTCCTTTGTCGGTGGTTTCCTCTCGCAGTACCTCTCCGGTGGCACCGTTGCAGACGGGCTCGCTTGGGGTGCTGCGACGGCTGCACTCAAACGGACGATCCCGGGCGATATTGCTGTCGTATCCCCAGACGAGATCCGTTCTATTCTTAGTGGCGACATGGAAGCGATTTCGCGGTAG
- the pyk gene encoding pyruvate kinase, with product MRSAKIVCTLGPASDSVDDIASLAKAGMSVARLNASHGSPEHRREMIDRIRKVDEAVEEPVAAMLDMPGPEVRTAEIDEPIQLTEGSTIRYVVGDDATPEEVGLSQSITAVEPGDRVLLDDGRIETTVERVEDDTVFATVENGGELSARKGVNVPGVELDLPTITENDEQELDVAAEKEPDFVAASFVRDGEDIYEISQALEERGVDIPIIAKIERAGAVENLDSIIDEAYGVMVARGDLGVECPLEDVPIIQKRIIRRCHEAGVPVITATEMLDSMVHSRRPTRAEASDVANAVLDGTDAVMLSGETAIGDHPSRVVETMDRIIRDVEGSEEYAESREQRVPNAGDTRTDALARSGRFLARDIGASAIVAASESGYTALKSAKYRPSIPIVASTPNERVRRKLALSWGITPVTTEYTTEGADAVIQTAVQAALETEAADSGDTVVVLSGMMTELEGMNTANMLKVHVAAETVASGRSIVDGLVTGPVHRLSAAPPQESPGDLSNVPDGAILAVPEGFDGEFVGDTSRIGGIIDAHEGVTSYAAIVARELSIPMISNADLPDAVSDGSTVTLDSERGVVYEESVGREDISGRERDY from the coding sequence ATGCGTAGCGCAAAGATCGTCTGTACGCTCGGTCCTGCGTCGGACTCAGTCGACGACATCGCGTCACTTGCAAAGGCCGGTATGTCTGTTGCCAGGCTGAATGCAAGCCACGGCTCGCCGGAACACCGTCGTGAAATGATCGATCGCATCCGCAAGGTCGACGAGGCGGTCGAGGAGCCGGTCGCGGCCATGCTTGACATGCCGGGGCCGGAAGTCCGGACCGCGGAGATCGATGAACCGATTCAGCTCACGGAGGGGTCCACTATCCGGTACGTCGTCGGTGACGATGCGACGCCGGAAGAGGTCGGGCTCTCGCAGTCGATTACAGCAGTTGAGCCGGGCGACCGGGTATTGCTTGACGACGGCCGAATCGAGACCACCGTAGAGCGCGTCGAGGACGACACAGTGTTTGCGACCGTCGAGAACGGCGGCGAGTTGTCCGCCCGCAAAGGCGTCAACGTTCCCGGCGTCGAACTCGACCTGCCGACGATTACGGAAAACGACGAACAAGAACTCGACGTGGCCGCCGAGAAGGAGCCTGATTTCGTGGCCGCCTCGTTTGTCCGTGACGGCGAGGATATCTACGAGATCAGCCAGGCACTCGAAGAGCGCGGTGTCGACATTCCGATCATCGCCAAGATCGAACGGGCCGGAGCTGTCGAAAACCTCGATTCGATCATCGATGAGGCCTATGGTGTGATGGTCGCCCGCGGTGACCTCGGCGTGGAGTGCCCGCTAGAGGATGTCCCGATCATCCAGAAGCGCATCATCCGTCGGTGTCACGAGGCCGGCGTCCCGGTCATCACGGCGACCGAGATGCTCGATTCGATGGTCCACTCCCGGCGGCCGACCCGCGCAGAAGCCTCTGACGTAGCAAACGCAGTGCTTGACGGGACGGACGCAGTGATGCTCTCCGGCGAGACAGCGATCGGTGACCACCCGTCCCGCGTCGTCGAGACGATGGACCGGATCATCCGCGATGTCGAGGGCAGCGAGGAGTACGCCGAGTCCCGCGAACAGCGCGTGCCAAACGCTGGTGATACCCGAACGGACGCGCTCGCGCGCTCAGGTCGGTTCCTCGCACGTGATATCGGGGCGTCGGCGATTGTCGCCGCATCCGAATCCGGGTACACCGCCCTGAAATCGGCAAAGTACCGGCCGTCGATCCCAATCGTCGCATCGACACCAAACGAGCGCGTCCGACGGAAGCTCGCGCTTTCGTGGGGCATCACGCCCGTAACGACTGAGTACACTACCGAAGGGGCCGATGCCGTCATCCAGACGGCTGTTCAGGCCGCTCTCGAAACCGAAGCCGCGGACAGCGGTGACACGGTCGTCGTCCTCTCCGGGATGATGACTGAACTGGAGGGGATGAACACGGCGAATATGCTGAAAGTCCACGTCGCGGCCGAAACGGTCGCCAGCGGTCGGTCAATTGTCGACGGCCTGGTGACCGGCCCTGTCCATCGGCTTTCGGCGGCCCCGCCCCAGGAGTCGCCGGGCGACCTCTCGAACGTCCCCGACGGGGCGATACTGGCGGTTCCGGAAGGGTTCGACGGCGAGTTCGTGGGCGACACCAGCCGTATCGGCGGCATCATTGACGCCCACGAGGGAGTCACGAGCTACGCTGCCATCGTTGCCCGCGAACTCTCGATTCCGATGATATCGAACGCGGACCTGCCTGATGCTGTCTCGGACGGGTCGACCGTCACACTGGATTCCGAGCGCGGTGTCGTCTACGAGGAGTCCGTCGGACGAGAGGACATCTCAGGCAGAGAGCGAGACTACTAA